One window of Streptomyces sp. FIT100 genomic DNA carries:
- a CDS encoding ATP-binding protein translates to MKAETATPTAEFTQRLSATRRGARLARHLAVHRLDAWGIPYDSELSDTAALIVAELAANAVTHGRVPGRDFELCLLLSAPTLRIEVSDTRGERVPTTPATPPLADTETGRGLLLVVALATAWGVTDRTVGKTVWAELALR, encoded by the coding sequence ATGAAAGCCGAAACCGCCACCCCCACCGCCGAGTTCACCCAGCGCCTGAGCGCCACCCGCCGCGGCGCCCGCCTCGCCCGCCACCTGGCCGTGCACCGCCTGGACGCGTGGGGCATCCCCTACGACAGCGAACTCTCCGACACCGCGGCCCTGATCGTCGCCGAACTCGCCGCGAACGCGGTCACCCACGGCCGCGTCCCCGGCCGCGACTTCGAGCTGTGCCTGCTGCTGTCCGCCCCCACACTCCGCATCGAGGTCTCCGACACCCGCGGCGAACGCGTCCCGACCACCCCCGCGACACCCCCACTCGCCGACACCGAGACAGGCCGCGGCCTCCTCCTCGTGGTCGCCCTTGCGACCGCCTGGGGCGTGACAGACCGCACGGTCGGCAAGACGGTCTGGGCCGAGCTGGCCCTCCGGTGA
- a CDS encoding tyrosine-protein phosphatase, whose product MRQWGLPAWPAGTVVDLRSTVECVEAEHPLASHGATVHRLPLMADEDITGAGHITQYRDGLAGLYRSMVTDAGARFADLLRAAADGDGPVLVHCAAGKDRTGVSVAMLLSLAGVDRAAVVADYVRTEADLPAVMERLRGHSPAYAVPEGLEEFMGSPAHAIEAVLDLWDAHPGGVRGWIGAQGADEAVIERWITRVRES is encoded by the coding sequence ATGCGCCAGTGGGGGCTGCCGGCCTGGCCGGCCGGAACCGTCGTGGACCTGCGCTCCACCGTCGAGTGCGTCGAGGCGGAGCACCCGCTCGCCTCGCACGGGGCCACCGTGCACCGGCTCCCGCTGATGGCGGACGAGGACATCACGGGCGCCGGACACATCACGCAGTACCGGGACGGGCTCGCGGGCCTGTACCGCTCGATGGTCACCGACGCGGGCGCCCGCTTCGCCGACCTCCTGCGGGCGGCGGCGGACGGGGACGGGCCGGTGCTGGTCCACTGTGCGGCGGGAAAGGACCGCACGGGCGTCTCGGTGGCGATGCTGCTGAGCCTCGCCGGGGTGGACCGGGCCGCGGTCGTCGCGGACTATGTGCGCACCGAGGCCGACCTGCCGGCGGTCATGGAGCGTCTGCGCGGCCACAGCCCCGCCTACGCCGTCCCGGAGGGCCTGGAGGAGTTCATGGGCTCCCCGGCCCACGCCATCGAGGCGGTCCTCGACCTGTGGGACGCGCACCCCGGCGGTGTGCGCGGCTGGATCGGGGCGCAGGGGGCCGACGAGGCCGTGATCGAGCGCTGGATCACCCGCGTCCGCGAGTCCTGA
- a CDS encoding type II toxin-antitoxin system Phd/YefM family antitoxin, which translates to MTAQPEITQRDLRTRSKEIMDAVQGGQAFTVTRDGHQIGELIPLRKRRRFVPRGEFAAMSRTAPDISLAAFRADRDATADQEQDDPYAR; encoded by the coding sequence ATGACCGCACAGCCGGAGATCACCCAACGCGACTTGCGCACGAGGTCCAAAGAGATCATGGACGCTGTCCAAGGCGGCCAGGCATTCACCGTGACCCGCGACGGTCATCAGATCGGCGAGCTGATCCCGCTGAGGAAGCGCAGGCGCTTCGTCCCGCGCGGCGAGTTCGCGGCCATGTCCCGCACGGCGCCCGACATCTCGCTGGCTGCCTTCCGAGCGGACCGGGACGCCACCGCGGATCAGGAGCAGGACGACCCCTATGCCCGTTGA
- a CDS encoding helix-turn-helix domain-containing protein, with translation MTDSQLNAPSSAPSPVLKPGVQHINVPHTDCFVVVGNHLAQHTDLSLTAIGLAVHIQSLPTGARVSIKRLAERFPEGEIRIAAALRELEEHGYLARVQVRLPSGAMLALTLSYNNPAATPPGRGPAGAGGRAGAAVSAPARA, from the coding sequence ATGACTGACTCGCAGCTTAACGCGCCCTCGTCCGCGCCGTCGCCCGTTCTCAAGCCGGGCGTCCAGCACATCAATGTCCCCCACACGGATTGCTTCGTCGTGGTAGGCAACCACCTCGCCCAGCACACCGATCTCTCGCTGACCGCGATCGGGCTGGCCGTCCACATCCAGTCGCTGCCGACCGGGGCCAGGGTCTCGATCAAGCGGCTGGCCGAGCGGTTCCCCGAGGGCGAGATCCGGATCGCCGCCGCGCTGCGGGAGTTGGAGGAGCACGGGTATCTCGCACGCGTCCAGGTGCGATTACCGTCCGGCGCGATGCTCGCGCTGACGCTCTCGTACAACAACCCGGCGGCAACGCCCCCCGGACGCGGACCGGCAGGAGCCGGAGGCCGAGCCGGAGCAGCCGTCTCCGCCCCCGCCCGAGCGTGA
- a CDS encoding DUF397 domain-containing protein, translating into MNTEQLHWFKSSYSGGEGGACIEVAVEWRKSSYSSGEGGECVEIATCPTTIHVRDSKNPGGPQLACAPACWSAFISYAQERLAQR; encoded by the coding sequence ATGAACACCGAGCAGCTCCACTGGTTCAAGAGCAGCTACAGCGGCGGTGAGGGCGGCGCCTGCATCGAGGTCGCCGTCGAATGGCGCAAGTCCAGTTACAGCAGCGGCGAAGGCGGCGAATGCGTCGAGATCGCCACCTGCCCCACCACCATCCACGTCCGCGACTCCAAGAACCCCGGCGGCCCTCAGCTCGCCTGCGCCCCCGCCTGCTGGTCCGCGTTCATCTCGTACGCCCAGGAACGACTCGCGCAGCGCTGA
- a CDS encoding type II toxin-antitoxin system VapC family toxin, with amino-acid sequence MPVEHEQGLLDTNIMILRKWLDPEELPAEMAISAITLAELSAGPHEVRRNDEQDDYDEHAERARRMDVLQRAENEFDPIPFDVEAARAYGRVCAAVIGAGRKPRRRVADLMIAAIAVAEDLPLFTTNPDDFKGLHDLLTVVPVTRPTVLHDR; translated from the coding sequence ATGCCCGTTGAGCACGAGCAGGGTCTGCTCGACACCAACATCATGATCCTGCGCAAGTGGCTCGATCCGGAGGAACTTCCCGCCGAGATGGCGATCAGCGCCATCACGCTGGCGGAGCTCTCGGCGGGCCCGCACGAAGTACGTCGTAACGACGAGCAGGACGACTACGACGAGCACGCGGAGCGAGCCCGCCGGATGGACGTGCTGCAGCGCGCGGAGAACGAGTTCGACCCCATTCCCTTCGACGTGGAGGCGGCTCGTGCCTACGGCCGAGTCTGCGCCGCAGTGATCGGCGCCGGTCGCAAGCCGCGGCGCCGCGTCGCGGACCTGATGATCGCCGCGATCGCGGTCGCAGAGGACCTCCCGCTCTTCACCACCAACCCCGATGACTTCAAGGGGCTTCACGACCTTCTCACTGTGGTCCCGGTGACCAGACCGACAGTGCTTCACGACCGGTAG
- a CDS encoding VOC family protein, producing MVSVVQNVAIDCADAYELARFWSGVTGRPLHPEDKPGDPETQVLLAEGPVLHFNQVPEPKKIKNRIHLCLRPETSREQEVERLLGLGATFVTDHRNPDGSGWAVLADPEGNEFCVLRSESDRAAMNS from the coding sequence ATGGTTTCGGTAGTGCAGAACGTGGCGATCGACTGTGCGGATGCCTACGAGCTGGCCCGGTTCTGGAGCGGGGTGACCGGTCGGCCGCTGCATCCGGAGGACAAACCCGGCGATCCGGAGACCCAGGTGCTGCTGGCGGAGGGCCCGGTGCTGCACTTCAACCAGGTGCCCGAGCCCAAGAAGATCAAGAACCGGATCCATCTCTGTCTGCGGCCTGAGACGTCGCGTGAGCAGGAGGTGGAACGGCTGCTGGGCCTCGGTGCCACCTTTGTCACCGATCACCGGAACCCCGACGGCTCCGGCTGGGCAGTCCTCGCCGACCCCGAAGGCAACGAATTCTGCGTCCTTCGCAGCGAGTCCGACCGGGCCGCGATGAACTCCTGA
- a CDS encoding DUF4279 domain-containing protein, protein MIIKKSDLDPEAITQRLGIEPSATRAPGPDRWGPPGDTDGQWRLQCDERTTRIFSEQLDVILKAAEGCAQILAMLRSEGFEVTLVVRGYADNDSQLSIPAAGMARISRLGVPLTLRPSLSER, encoded by the coding sequence TTGATCATCAAGAAGTCGGATCTCGACCCCGAGGCGATCACGCAGCGCCTGGGAATCGAGCCTTCCGCGACCCGAGCCCCAGGACCTGATCGATGGGGCCCTCCTGGCGACACGGATGGGCAATGGCGCCTTCAGTGCGACGAACGAACGACAAGGATCTTCTCCGAGCAGCTCGACGTGATCCTCAAAGCAGCGGAAGGGTGCGCCCAGATCCTGGCCATGCTCAGATCGGAAGGTTTCGAGGTCACGCTGGTGGTCAGAGGTTACGCCGATAACGACTCACAACTCTCGATCCCGGCCGCAGGGATGGCCAGAATTTCCCGCCTTGGCGTACCGCTCACACTCAGGCCAAGCCTCAGCGAACGGTGA
- a CDS encoding Uma2 family endonuclease codes for MSPEQIQRMHEVVQHLSEYAEHLEKGWKVETTDGEVKLVMMSPNLPHTTNVDAFRNQIREQTPGISAVNDTDMTDPVTGLEKVPDLMAFPTEDVDPQAESVNPRAVLLVVEIVSTINPKNDLVTKLEDYPRMGIPLYVVVDPLNGTITVHSEPEEGPDGLRYRSSIPYEFGEVVPAGKWTFNTSGLVRYR; via the coding sequence ATGAGCCCCGAACAGATTCAGCGCATGCACGAGGTGGTCCAGCACCTCTCCGAGTACGCCGAGCATCTGGAGAAGGGCTGGAAGGTGGAGACAACGGACGGGGAGGTGAAGCTGGTCATGATGAGCCCGAACCTGCCCCACACAACCAACGTCGATGCTTTCCGCAACCAGATCAGGGAGCAGACGCCGGGCATCTCAGCCGTCAACGACACTGACATGACAGACCCGGTGACCGGTCTGGAAAAGGTCCCCGACCTGATGGCGTTCCCCACCGAGGATGTCGATCCGCAGGCCGAGTCCGTCAACCCGCGCGCCGTGCTGCTCGTCGTGGAGATCGTCTCCACGATCAACCCCAAGAACGACCTCGTCACCAAACTTGAGGACTACCCGAGGATGGGCATCCCCCTCTACGTCGTGGTGGATCCCCTCAACGGCACCATCACGGTCCATTCCGAGCCGGAAGAGGGGCCCGACGGGCTCAGGTACCGCTCCTCGATCCCCTACGAGTTCGGTGAAGTCGTCCCTGCCGGGAAATGGACCTTCAACACCTCGGGACTCGTTCGCTACCGGTGA
- a CDS encoding helix-turn-helix transcriptional regulator, which translates to MADVERDERPERPVEEDGTALLFNSLGKQIKVLREEAGLSQRELGAATHCGEALISSMERGVRTPQPAFLRLADEVLGARGVLKAAIPDVEKALAKARTRHPDWFRDYAKAEAEALAVHDYSNQAVPGLLQTEEYARAVFTQRRPLLDERTIEKRVADRLARQQIFERWPAPTFSFVVEESVLQRPNGGPTVHEHQLRRLLHIGRLRTVELQVMPTDHEEHPCMDGAFILLTPKGRQQVAYTEIQGHSRLITDQDEVRVFAERYGIMRARALSPRESLSLIDKMLGERR; encoded by the coding sequence ATGGCGGATGTGGAGCGCGATGAGCGGCCGGAGCGGCCCGTCGAGGAGGACGGGACGGCGCTACTCTTCAACTCGCTGGGCAAGCAGATCAAGGTGTTGCGCGAGGAAGCCGGGCTCAGTCAGCGGGAGTTGGGTGCTGCTACACACTGCGGCGAGGCGCTGATCTCCTCGATGGAGCGCGGGGTGCGGACGCCGCAGCCGGCGTTCCTGCGGCTGGCCGACGAGGTTCTGGGGGCACGGGGGGTGCTGAAGGCCGCGATCCCGGATGTGGAGAAGGCGCTGGCGAAGGCGCGGACGCGGCATCCGGACTGGTTCCGGGATTACGCGAAGGCCGAGGCGGAGGCCCTCGCGGTGCACGACTACAGCAATCAGGCCGTTCCCGGCCTTCTCCAGACCGAGGAGTACGCGCGGGCCGTCTTCACCCAGCGTCGTCCGTTGCTCGACGAGCGGACCATCGAGAAGCGTGTGGCCGACCGGCTCGCGCGCCAGCAGATCTTCGAACGCTGGCCGGCGCCGACGTTCAGCTTCGTGGTGGAGGAGTCCGTACTCCAGAGGCCGAACGGTGGGCCAACCGTCCACGAACACCAGTTACGCCGATTGCTACACATCGGTCGACTGCGGACCGTCGAGCTTCAGGTGATGCCGACCGATCACGAGGAACACCCGTGCATGGATGGCGCGTTCATTCTGCTGACACCCAAGGGGCGGCAGCAGGTGGCGTACACGGAGATCCAGGGGCATTCCCGTCTGATCACTGACCAGGATGAAGTCCGCGTCTTTGCCGAGCGCTATGGGATCATGCGGGCGCGGGCCCTGTCGCCCCGGGAGTCTTTGTCCTTGATCGACAAGATGCTGGGAGAACGTCGATGA
- a CDS encoding bifunctional FO biosynthesis protein CofGH, with translation MTDDQPAAPTARPTANAMRRALKRARDGVALDVAEAAVLLQARGADLDDLCASAARVRDAGLEAAGRAGVITYSKSVFVPLTRLCRDKCHYCTFATVPGRLRRSGHGMFMSPDEVLDVARRGAELGCKEALITLGDKPEDRWPEAREWLDAHGYDDTIAYVRAMAIRILEETGLLPHLNPGVMSWTDFQRLKPVAPSMGMMLETTATRLWSEPGGPHYGSPDKEPAVRLRVLEDAGRSSVPFTSGLLIGIGETYEERADSLFALRRIARAYHGIQELIIQNFRAKPDTAMRGMPDAELDDLVATVAVARHIIGPAGCLQAPPNLVDGEYRRLIDAGIDDWGGVSPLTIDHVNPERPWPGIERLAEQSAAAGFELRERLCVYPEFVQRGEPWLDPRLLPHVRALADPDTGLADEDARPAGLPWQEPDEGFTAGGRTDLHRTIDTDGRTSDRREDFDHVYGDWEALREAAAPGMVPSRIDTDVRAALATAADDPTRLGDDEALALLHADGPALDALCRIADDLRRDVVGDEVTYIVTRNINFTNVCYTGCRFCAFAQRRTDADAYTLSLDQVADRAAQAWDVGAVEVCMQGGIHPDLPGTAYFDIARAVKQRVPDMHVHAFSPMEVVNGASRTGMSIREWLTAAKEAGLDSIPGTAAEILDDEVRWVLTKGKLPTATWIEVVTTAHELGIRSSSTMMYGHVDQPRHWLGHLRTLARIQQETGGFTEFVTLPFIHTNAPVYLAGIARPGPSARDNRAVTAMARLLLHPHITNIQTSWVKLGAEGAAEMLRSGANDLGGTLMEETISRMAGSGYGSYRSIRDLVAIAEAAGRPARPRTTTYGEVPPERVAAGLASDGHLPELLPVLE, from the coding sequence ATGACCGATGACCAGCCCGCAGCCCCGACCGCCCGCCCCACCGCCAACGCCATGCGCCGCGCCCTCAAGCGAGCCCGCGACGGTGTCGCGCTCGACGTGGCCGAGGCCGCCGTGCTGCTGCAGGCGCGCGGGGCGGATCTGGACGACCTGTGCGCGTCGGCCGCGCGGGTGCGGGACGCCGGGCTGGAGGCCGCCGGCCGGGCAGGGGTCATCACGTACTCGAAGAGCGTGTTCGTCCCGCTCACCCGGCTGTGCCGGGACAAGTGCCACTACTGCACCTTCGCCACCGTGCCGGGCAGGCTCCGCCGTTCCGGGCACGGGATGTTCATGTCGCCGGACGAGGTGCTGGACGTCGCCCGTCGCGGGGCGGAACTGGGCTGCAAGGAAGCGCTCATCACGCTCGGGGACAAGCCCGAGGACCGGTGGCCCGAGGCGCGGGAGTGGCTCGACGCGCACGGGTACGACGACACGATCGCGTACGTACGAGCCATGGCGATCCGCATCCTGGAGGAGACCGGGCTGCTGCCGCACCTCAACCCCGGGGTGATGAGCTGGACCGACTTCCAGCGGCTCAAGCCCGTCGCCCCCTCCATGGGCATGATGCTGGAGACCACGGCGACCCGCCTGTGGTCCGAGCCCGGAGGGCCGCATTACGGATCGCCGGACAAGGAGCCGGCGGTGCGGCTGCGCGTGCTGGAGGACGCCGGGCGCAGCTCGGTGCCGTTCACCAGCGGGCTGCTGATCGGCATCGGGGAGACGTACGAGGAGCGGGCGGACTCGCTGTTCGCGCTGCGCCGGATCGCCCGTGCCTACCACGGCATCCAGGAGCTGATCATCCAGAACTTCCGCGCCAAGCCGGACACGGCCATGCGCGGCATGCCGGACGCCGAGCTGGACGACCTGGTCGCGACGGTCGCCGTGGCCCGCCACATCATCGGCCCGGCCGGCTGCCTCCAGGCGCCGCCGAACCTCGTCGACGGCGAGTACCGGCGGCTGATCGACGCAGGGATCGACGACTGGGGCGGGGTCTCGCCGCTCACCATCGACCACGTCAACCCCGAGCGGCCCTGGCCCGGGATCGAGCGGCTCGCCGAGCAGTCCGCAGCGGCCGGCTTCGAGCTGCGCGAACGGCTCTGCGTGTACCCGGAGTTCGTCCAGCGCGGCGAGCCCTGGCTGGATCCGCGGCTGCTGCCGCACGTGCGGGCGCTGGCCGACCCGGACACCGGCCTCGCGGACGAGGACGCCAGGCCCGCAGGACTGCCGTGGCAGGAGCCCGACGAGGGCTTCACCGCAGGCGGCCGGACCGATCTGCACCGCACCATCGACACCGACGGCAGGACCTCCGACCGCCGCGAGGACTTCGACCACGTCTACGGCGACTGGGAGGCGCTCCGCGAGGCCGCCGCGCCCGGCATGGTGCCGTCCCGTATCGACACGGACGTACGCGCCGCCCTGGCCACCGCCGCCGACGACCCGACGAGGCTCGGCGACGACGAGGCCCTCGCCCTCCTCCACGCGGACGGGCCCGCGCTCGACGCGCTCTGCCGGATCGCCGACGATCTGCGGCGCGACGTCGTCGGCGACGAGGTGACGTACATCGTCACCCGCAACATCAACTTCACCAACGTCTGCTACACCGGCTGCCGTTTCTGCGCCTTCGCCCAGCGCCGCACCGACGCCGACGCCTACACGCTCTCCCTCGACCAGGTCGCCGACCGGGCGGCACAGGCGTGGGACGTCGGCGCCGTCGAGGTCTGCATGCAGGGCGGCATCCACCCGGACCTGCCGGGCACGGCCTACTTCGACATCGCGCGCGCCGTGAAGCAGCGCGTCCCGGACATGCATGTGCACGCCTTCTCGCCGATGGAGGTCGTCAACGGGGCGAGCCGCACCGGGATGTCGATCCGCGAGTGGCTCACGGCCGCGAAGGAGGCCGGGCTCGACTCCATCCCGGGCACCGCCGCCGAGATCCTCGACGACGAGGTCCGCTGGGTGCTGACGAAGGGCAAACTGCCCACGGCCACCTGGATCGAGGTCGTCACCACCGCCCACGAGCTGGGCATCCGCTCCTCGTCCACGATGATGTACGGGCACGTGGACCAGCCGCGGCACTGGCTCGGGCACTTGCGGACCCTGGCCCGGATCCAGCAGGAGACCGGCGGGTTCACCGAGTTCGTGACCCTGCCCTTCATCCACACCAACGCACCGGTCTATCTGGCCGGCATCGCCCGCCCCGGCCCGAGCGCCCGCGACAACCGGGCGGTGACCGCGATGGCGCGGCTGCTCCTCCACCCCCACATCACCAACATCCAGACCAGCTGGGTGAAGCTGGGCGCG
- a CDS encoding type II toxin-antitoxin system RelE/ParE family toxin: MAGERYTIEIEPEVRLWLENLPAHHYVIAEQKVDRLAENATTLGEPYSRHLGGKLRELRFDLGSNAQRITYWLAPDRRVVLLTVFRKTKMREMAEVDRARAVQVSCEASHAPATEHDIYSRPIKEELR, translated from the coding sequence ATGGCCGGTGAGCGGTACACCATCGAGATCGAGCCCGAGGTCCGCCTCTGGCTGGAGAACCTACCCGCCCACCACTACGTGATAGCCGAACAGAAGGTCGACCGCCTCGCCGAGAACGCGACCACCCTGGGCGAGCCCTACAGCCGCCACCTCGGAGGCAAGCTCCGTGAGTTGCGTTTCGACCTCGGCAGCAACGCTCAGCGCATCACCTACTGGCTTGCCCCCGACCGACGTGTCGTCCTGCTGACCGTCTTCCGTAAGACGAAGATGCGCGAGATGGCAGAGGTGGATCGAGCCCGCGCAGTCCAGGTCTCATGCGAGGCCAGTCATGCGCCGGCCACCGAACATGACATCTACAGCCGCCCGATCAAGGAGGAACTGCGATGA
- a CDS encoding helix-turn-helix transcriptional regulator, protein MNHAEWKTRHHRKLLGEAVEDNAEYDRLYEEAELAHDLGQLVYDRRTALGLSQTELAERCGMKQPQISRIEGGGTVPTIPLLRRLARALDADLTIELTPHHQAA, encoded by the coding sequence ATGAACCATGCCGAGTGGAAGACCCGCCACCACCGCAAGCTCCTCGGCGAAGCGGTCGAGGACAACGCTGAGTACGACCGCCTGTACGAGGAGGCCGAACTGGCCCACGATCTCGGCCAGCTGGTCTACGACCGGCGCACCGCCCTGGGTCTGTCCCAGACCGAACTCGCCGAACGCTGCGGGATGAAGCAGCCCCAGATCTCCCGGATCGAAGGCGGCGGCACTGTACCCACCATCCCCCTCCTGCGACGCCTGGCACGCGCCCTGGATGCCGACCTGACCATCGAACTCACCCCACATCACCAAGCGGCCTGA
- a CDS encoding prevent-host-death family protein — MTPTEAVTYSELSKRPGDVAERLTRTERLRIERRDGADLVLTTMEREERRDAAVATIAHTFAALVKTDEGARALLLALPEIFPWVRHLDEEEVREMLVELVDAVRDAADLDVFGPLNGVVAGWKATARIKADPDEYAEALKLQADHETDYGPVVAP, encoded by the coding sequence ATGACACCGACCGAGGCTGTGACCTATTCGGAGCTGTCCAAGCGCCCGGGGGACGTGGCTGAGCGGCTCACGAGGACCGAGCGACTGCGGATCGAGCGGCGCGATGGTGCTGACCTGGTGCTGACCACCATGGAACGTGAAGAGCGCCGGGATGCTGCGGTCGCCACGATTGCCCACACGTTCGCCGCGCTGGTGAAGACCGACGAAGGGGCCCGTGCTCTCCTCCTCGCGCTTCCCGAGATCTTTCCGTGGGTGCGCCACCTCGATGAAGAGGAGGTGCGGGAAATGCTGGTAGAGCTGGTTGATGCTGTCCGGGATGCTGCTGATCTGGATGTCTTCGGTCCGCTGAACGGAGTGGTGGCCGGATGGAAAGCCACGGCACGGATCAAGGCCGACCCTGATGAGTACGCCGAGGCCCTCAAGCTTCAGGCTGACCACGAGACCGACTACGGGCCGGTGGTCGCTCCGTGA
- a CDS encoding ASCH domain-containing protein: protein MRALELGTAGELRERLNALVLAGQKTATTGLLAEYVEETEGLEFAGERLALLGSDRDHVATIEIIGVELTTFGDVTWEHAKAEGEGDRSLEEWRTGHSRFWDAIGTPVDEDTRLVCLTFGLVTPS from the coding sequence ATGCGAGCGCTGGAGCTCGGCACCGCCGGTGAGCTTCGGGAGAGGCTGAACGCCCTCGTTCTGGCTGGGCAGAAGACCGCCACGACCGGGCTGCTCGCCGAGTACGTCGAGGAGACGGAGGGCCTGGAGTTCGCCGGCGAGCGCCTGGCGCTCCTCGGCAGCGACAGAGACCACGTCGCCACGATCGAGATCATCGGCGTGGAGCTGACCACGTTCGGCGACGTCACCTGGGAACACGCCAAGGCCGAAGGAGAGGGCGACCGTTCCCTCGAAGAGTGGCGCACCGGACACAGCCGCTTCTGGGACGCCATCGGCACACCCGTCGACGAGGACACTCGCCTCGTGTGCCTGACCTTCGGGCTCGTCACACCTTCCTGA
- a CDS encoding putative T7SS-secreted protein, whose product MGWRDFVPDVVEDKAEDVVEGVGDGVEWLGDKTADLAEEAGWDGGADWIRDKSRSAANYLGADVAELELGQSEDPKKLVHGSVSTLRSTVTHLEKLQSAFDKVGEGLRGVDADGFRGEASSAFREASATQPPKWFKAADAFEKAAGAVSRFAETVEWAQGQARDAIAEYDAARKLSQDARAAYNARVDEYNTAVEARKDTLPPRPSGFTDPGTAKANAAQDKLDEARRQRNEAAETARSAVRAARDMAPPKPSYAEQAEDGFVAMAIDANHLVGGVVKGTAGFANFVRSVNPLDPYNLTHPAEFAMNLNSTAAGLVTAVNNPVGTARTMVDEFMKDPSEGIGKLIPELVGSKGMGALKKAATAAKYADDVKPPGLGPKGGAAADEFDNLASRGSGEQLPSFDEVKRAVVESKPEVLARQWPDDDGRYYASRVLKGGRPDGETVLAGHGYIEGGAGEVTVPPGTSVSFYVAHGERIPGLNGVAVEGGSYPGPAVETFGPGDRIPNYTLAPPEAKGQGGFTVYENSTTVAQRTMLGELLKEGMGNIHWAACREFK is encoded by the coding sequence ATGGGCTGGCGTGACTTCGTACCGGACGTCGTCGAGGACAAGGCGGAGGACGTCGTCGAGGGCGTCGGCGACGGTGTCGAGTGGCTCGGCGACAAGACCGCGGACCTGGCCGAGGAGGCGGGCTGGGACGGCGGCGCCGACTGGATCCGCGACAAGAGCCGCTCGGCCGCGAACTACCTGGGCGCGGACGTGGCCGAGCTGGAGCTGGGCCAGAGCGAGGACCCGAAGAAGCTCGTCCACGGCAGCGTGAGCACGCTGCGCTCGACGGTCACGCACCTGGAGAAGCTCCAGTCCGCGTTCGACAAGGTCGGCGAGGGCCTGAGGGGTGTGGACGCGGACGGTTTCCGGGGTGAGGCGTCGAGCGCCTTCCGGGAGGCGTCGGCGACGCAGCCGCCGAAGTGGTTCAAGGCCGCGGACGCCTTCGAGAAGGCGGCCGGCGCGGTGAGCCGTTTCGCGGAGACGGTGGAGTGGGCGCAGGGCCAGGCCAGGGACGCCATCGCCGAGTACGACGCGGCGAGGAAGCTCTCGCAGGACGCACGTGCCGCGTACAACGCACGCGTGGACGAGTACAACACGGCGGTGGAGGCGAGGAAGGACACCCTTCCGCCGCGTCCGTCCGGTTTCACGGATCCCGGCACGGCCAAGGCGAACGCGGCCCAGGACAAGCTGGACGAGGCACGCCGCCAGCGCAACGAGGCGGCGGAGACGGCCCGCTCGGCGGTGCGCGCCGCCCGCGACATGGCCCCGCCGAAGCCCTCGTACGCGGAGCAGGCCGAGGACGGCTTCGTGGCCATGGCCATCGACGCGAACCACCTGGTCGGTGGCGTGGTCAAGGGCACGGCGGGCTTCGCGAACTTCGTCCGCTCCGTGAACCCGCTGGACCCGTACAACCTGACGCACCCGGCCGAGTTCGCCATGAACCTCAACTCGACCGCGGCGGGCCTGGTGACGGCGGTGAACAACCCCGTCGGCACGGCCAGGACGATGGTCGACGAGTTCATGAAGGACCCCTCCGAGGGCATCGGCAAACTCATCCCGGAGCTGGTCGGCAGCAAGGGCATGGGGGCGCTGAAGAAGGCGGCGACGGCGGCGAAGTACGCGGACGACGTCAAACCGCCCGGGTTAGGGCCCAAGGGGGGCGCCGCAGCCGATGAGTTCGACAATTTGGCGAGCAGGGGGTCCGGCGAACAGCTCCCGTCGTTCGATGAAGTGAAAAGGGCTGTTGTCGAGAGCAAGCCAGAGGTGCTGGCACGCCAATGGCCGGACGACGATGGTCGTTATTACGCGAGTCGTGTCCTCAAAGGAGGTCGCCCGGACGGCGAGACGGTACTTGCAGGACACGGATACATCGAAGGCGGAGCAGGTGAGGTGACCGTACCGCCGGGGACCTCCGTATCCTTCTACGTAGCGCATGGCGAGCGAATCCCCGGCCTCAATGGCGTTGCCGTGGAAGGAGGATCCTATCCAGGTCCTGCTGTGGAAACCTTTGGCCCCGGAGACCGAATACCCAACTACACCCTCGCCCCGCCTGAAGCGAAGGGCCAAGGAGGCTTCACCGTATACGAGAATTCCACCACAGTCGCCCAGCGAACCATGCTCGGCGAACTCCTGAAGGAAGGAATGGGGAACATCCACTGGGCAGCTTGCCGAGAATTCAAGTAG